Within Limanda limanda chromosome 17, fLimLim1.1, whole genome shotgun sequence, the genomic segment CTTATCCTCTGAGTTTCGCAGGGAGGAGATGCAGCCAATTCCAGCCGAGTCTCCAAATGGATCTAACTCCAGTCTACATGCCTTCGGACAGTGGTAGGAAGCTGGAGAGCCCATAGAAAACCTGTAGAAAGACCCTGGCCATGctgggattcgaaccggggacctttttGCTGTGGGGTGACAGTACTGTCCCCTTATTAAGTTGTTTAAGTTATGACAAATTGCCTCATTGCTTCGTCTTTCACACACAGACTGGAGAGACTTTTATTCTCAACAAATCAACTATTTGGGAAACTATCAAACTACTCTTTTAAAGGAGGAGACAATTTCCCAGAGTGCCGTTCTTCACGTGCACATATACTAGAGAAGCATAAATCAAAATGTTTGGCTCAAATAGAACTGGATCATCAACTGCATTTGCAGATATTTCGCAAATTTGCTTTTGCTGAGGCTGTAAGAACATTTGATGAATCGCCTGTGCAGAGAAGTCGCTGTGCTCTCTGTCCAGTTGCTGCAGGTGCAACTGTGTCCTGGGAGAGTTGGGTAGAATAGCCATCCCTTCGAAAAAAGTACCTGCTGTACATAAAACACTGTTTCTGCTGAGCTCGTTCACTTCATCAGGAGGTTTTCCAGTTGGTGTGCGCTTCTATTTGTGCCTCAGCTAATGCttgtggttgtgtttctctgctggGAGATCTGCATGGTTTTGTGTTTCTTGCCACTCACTCTGAGATGTGAACAAAGATGTCTTCGCCGCCGTGGGAGGGCCGGATGAAGCCGTGACCTTGTGACCTGCAGAAGTTCTTACACACGCCCTTAAACGCTGGACCTGAGGTGGCACGTACTGTGCTgcaggcagagggggggggggacaaggaAGAGCTCACGTCATTAACCATCACATTACTCATCTCACTGTGACTCACGGGCACATTGTTCCAGCAGCGAATAGAAACAGGCAGAAAGATTTACGGTTACAAATCGTGGTTCAGGCCCTTTTCACAGCGAGAGGAGGGTTTGTAACGGAGGTGAGAAGATGAGAGCACTAATCTGCTGAGTCATTGTAAACAGGACAGAGTTGAACCTTTCATCACTGACGAGGAAAAACAGCCCGATAGAAACTGTCAGACACGACCGAGGATGAAggaatatttatattaaagatTTTAAAGCATCAAAAGTAAAAGGACTCATTACGCAGGAAGATGAATCAGAGTCGGACTCTTGTTCCTGATGATTTGATGGACGATGATAATTACTTTACAAACTTTTACCCCCCCAACCATTAAGGCTTTCTTTTTCATCAGCGTCTGTTAGTTACCAGGATTAAACTAAAAACTTATGatgaaacttggtagaaggatgcgTTATGGGTCAGAGGAGATCCACCtacattcttatttattttactcCTTCCTTTAAACTTTAGGctgtttcaacattttctcagtAAGTTCAAACTTCCTCCAAAAGCCAAACATCCCcgttttgaaaccacatttaaatatcagttctctaaacatgcctgatgtTTTCGAGGACTGTTGGACTTTGGTAGAGGTTTGAGTTCTTCTCAGTGCCCTTCAGTATGTCACCTACAGCAATGGATTGTATTTTATGAGCTTATCATTTATGTTATATAATCTGCAAAGCAACTACAGCTGTCAGAGAGAGTTGTACAGCTCCATAAAAATAACATTCCATATCTTTATTAGCTGTAAATCAATTACTAATGATTTATATAACGATTGTCCCAGAGTTTGTTTGGCAGCTGAGATCTTTCCATATGATAACCTCTTAAAACTGATCTATAAACAATAGTAAATTATGTATTAAgcattgattaattaattagaATCCATTTTTGTGACGTACAgatgaataaagagaaaaaatacaatgttttttctGTGAAATATCTCAAGATTTACACAAGGGACAAAGTCAAATAGTAAATTATTTAGGTGCATTTCTGCCAAGCAACTACCGCTGTCACAGAGAGTTGTACAGCTCCATACAAATAACTCTTGCAATGTTTATTAGCTGTAAATCAATTACTAATGATTTATATAACGATTGTCACAGAGTTTGTTTGGCAGATGAGATCTTTCCATATGATAATAACCTGTTGAAACTGATctataaacaacaataaattatgatttaagcatttattaattaattagaaTCCATTTCTGTGAGATGCagataaatatacatattttttctgTGAAATATATCAAGATTTACACAAGGGAAAAAGACAAATAGCTAATTATTTATGTGCATTTCTATGCTTCAACATAAACTcagtgataaataaataaatacttacgCTGAATAGGTGCGATTCCGTTTGGTTGGCAGCGGGCTGGGCAGGTCCCGTGGCAAAGGTGGCTCCTTCCCTTGCTCCCACACCCGGCTCCTCTCCCtcaggaaggggaaggacagcGTGAGGGAGGCGCTGGGGGAGCGCAGCGGGGTCCCAGAGGGAGACGTGACACCGGGGTCCGCCATGTCGGCTGTGtcgaaggaggaggaggatggggggaGGATGGAGGGGATGTCGGATGCTGATGCTGCTCCTTAAGGCCACCGGCTGCTGATGGgtgctgtctgtcctctgcTGTGGCTGTGGGTCCTGGAGGAGACGGGCTCAGTGTGGGACGCAGGCTCGCTGGTTATCCAGGTCAGCGCTGTCGCTTCAAGTCTGCTGGGAGGAGGGAGACCACagggagagaacagaggaggatcAGAGAGGTGTCATGTGGATTTAGATCTGATGTGGGgacagagagatgagaggaggcgCCTGCACAAAGCTGCAAGTCAGAAAAGCAAGCAAGTGAAGGGATTTACTGAGTCAGTagcatataatatataatatagatgaatggaaggatggatgaatggagggatggatggaggaatggagggatggatggaggaatggATCTAATCCAACACTAACATATACAATACATCCCTTCTAGTCAGGTGACCTTGCTGGTACAGTCTGTACAGTTTTCCGGGACATAAGCACATAAAGGTGAattcccactgtgtgtgtgtgtgtgtgtttgtgtgtgtgtgtgtgtgtttgtgtgtgtgtgtgtgtgtgtgtgtgtgtgtgtgtgtgtgtgtgtgtgtgtgtgtgtgtgtgtgtgtgtgtgtgtgtgtgggcgtgtgtgtgtttacgccCACTCATCAAGAGGCAGAGATGGAGCACCACACGCGGCGTGACGTCAGAACAGCTGCAGCACGCCTCCATGGTGCGTTCGTGACGTCAGCGCCCTATTCCCAAATGAACGGCTACAGccttttatatgttttatacatgtttatatatgtgtatgtatgttgtATACATGTTTATACGTGTTCCTATCTGTTCTATCGCTACACAAGTACAGCAGAAATGATTTTATCAACACTATGATACAATGAGACACTGCAGCGGTTGTGTAGTGGAGATGATTATCTGAACAGCCCGTGCACTGCGAGGGGACAGACACGCGctcacacgcacgcgcacagaACAGCAGCATCAGAACATCTGGATGTGCAGAAATAACGATAAAGGAATTAAGAGGGTCATGGCTCCTCTGGCCCGGGTCAGGGACAaatctcctctcctgtcccatGATGGCGGAACACACGACTGtctatgaaacacacacacacacacacccacacagacacacactcatactcacacacgtatacacacacacctgtttctTTAAACAACATCTGATCCATTGTTTCCATTCCACCTCTTTGTGTTTATAGTGTAGCAGACGGATGAACATGTGCTGATAGTAGCGGTGAAGGTGTGAGtccgtgtctgtgtgggtgttggATCGTAGAAGTTGGACAAAAGCAGGTGTGAGGAGCGTGCGTGAGGAGCGTGCGTGAGGAGCAGACATGCACATCTGGTGAGGCGACATCATCTGTCCTTCAGTCACACAACACGTGAATACGATCTATTCGATAGCGGTTGTGGTGTCGAGCATGGAAATAACACAACGGTCccacaacaaagacacacacacaccgacacacaccctGCAGCCTCCTCAACAACCGTATATTCCCATAAAACGCTACTCACTGTGTTAGATGCGCTGGTTGGTGGAGGACGATCCGTGTGAGCGACAccgagagcgtgtgtgtgtgtgtgtgtgtgtgtgtgtgtgtgtattaagtcggtgtgtgttatataacgactaatgaaataaataaatcgtCTTCAATCCGAGCAGCGCGACGGAAAACCCTGATGTGACggtgagaggaggaagctgcGTCTGCGCAGCTGGCGGAGATTCctctatgtgcgtgtgtgtctttgtgtgtgtgtgtgtgtctttgtatagTTATGAGGGACAATATTGGTTCAATCCCATCATTTTGACTTGGTGAGGACATATTCGCTGGTCCTCACAGATGCAAAGGGTTGTTTAAAGGGTGAAGACTCAGGTTTAGGTTAGAATGTTTAGGTCAAtatttgtgatggttaaggtttaGTAAGAGTTaacaactatagagagacaaATTGAAGGAGTGAAAACATTGTGGTCGGTCCCCACCCATTTTTTAAAGGGATGTTATAAGTAAAATactatatgtgtatatgtatgtgagtgtgtactcctcatatctttgtgaggaccatgtTGAACTATAGAATAATAGGCTACTTGTGATGGTAGATGTTCTAGGGTAGCTACAGGATAGCCTAGCCCTAGATTATTCCAGATAGAAGGTCCTGGTAAAGTTTAGTGGTAAGGTTtgaattgtggttaggttaaggttggGGATTAATTGGTCCAGTTAAGGTTAAGGATACCGGTTTACTTAGGCTGTATGTAAGGAATGTaaatcaatgcaaagtcctaataagaATAGCTCTGCAAACTTGGGTGTGGGTGAAGTGATGAAGGTGAGGACGATCCTCCCTTTTTCAAATTGCTGTTTGAGGCACTTAGCTCAGGTTAAGAGAAGAGGaacattatgccaatgagtttCCTCACTGGGAGACAAGATGTGTATGAGCTCACACTCCTCATTCCTCACCACATATGTAATGTGTTGGGGGAACAGTGAGCTCAGTGTGGAGTCGTCTCTGCCTCGTGTTTACAGGATGTTCATCACGATGTCACTCTCCCAatgcagctgctctctctctttttaacgTTCTCCACTGGACTCCAGCAGTTCTGTGGATTcttcacttcatcctccgtcaCATACACGTGGATGAAAGGTGGATGAAACCCTTTTTGCGGTGCAGGGAGATGACAGAGCACACCGGGACACACCGTTCCCACTGAGCCTGCAGCAAGATTAGTTATTTATATGGTGACTGATTTCCTCCTGTTCACAAGCTCAGATTTCTATAggctgtgtctctgcagggttTGGAGAGAGGGTGCAGAGAGAAACTCTTTACAGTCTGACCCAGATTCACAAAAGACAACCGAGACAAACATCAACTTGCCACGCAGTTGTCACATGAAACACAACTCACTGCGTCTCTGCTtgtacaacaaacacaacagtgtgtGCACGAGGCTGGAGACTGAACGCGACTGCTGACTCCACCCGGTGCAGAGGGCAGAGGTGTTATGAGCGGGTGTGTCCTTCACTGCCCCTCAGACTGAAGGATTTAAAAGGCTAATCCCCTTTTCATATACTTTTATAATCACACAGAATGACAGACTCTCAGGTCACAACCACTCACGCTGATGACACGTCTCTTTTACTGAGGGATGAAAAGACAAACTCTAAATATTACAAAGCTGATCAACATGTGAAGAACAAAACATGAAACCCATattgcataaaaaaaaacatattactGTGTCCTGTTATCTTGATTTTGAAATTCAAATGCCACATACATCTATCAAATCATTTCATATCAACAAACATGTCACTGCATGATTTCTCTCATTTCTAAACTATAATTGTCCACACAAGTGTTTTATCTCATATCAGCTTCAATCCCCGTCCACACTGGAGCTTCAGAGCGTAGATAATCACGTAAACAGGAAATTAACTAATAACAGCTCATCGGCTCTAAAACTCCAGCGTGTGGACGCCAGACGTGTCCGCAGCAGAGTGGACACTGAGTATTGAGCTCAATCCACTGAGCTTAGAGTGAGATTTGGTGATCTGTGTATGTTGGTCACATTTAAGTCATCATGTCATTATTAAATCAGTTCTTGCTTTCTTTTGACTTCAGGGTAAGAACCTCATGTGAATTATACCAACTGAACAGTTTCAGAGTTGAACGTGAAGCTCAGTATTTACTAAACAGTCTCGGTATGACGGTCCCGGTGCAGGTGCATCTCGGCTCGGAGCACCTCCACTTCATGTCTCCTGACAGACAAGAGTTCTGTGTCTCCAGCTGAATGTCCCTTGTCTCTCAGATGAGTccatttctcacacacacaccaggtgtcctctccttcctctgccgTGCTAATTGTTCCACCACGACAGGAGGCCCAGGCCCGGCTCACAGATGGTTCCCTGAATCAGCAGCACAGGGAGACAGAAGGATGTGAGTTGGATGAACTTTCGAGAGACTACAAAGACTCTGAGGTCGCAAAACTGGAAATACACTTTCATGCATTTATCAAAAACATGCTGCAACACTTCTAACAGGTTTAACTTGTGCTTGTGTTGAGGTGGGCTCTTACAATCAGAGTGTACGGAGCCTCTTTCTTCACGTCTTCTGCTGGAGCTGCCGCGGCCTCTCCTGGTGGAGGCGGGCATTCCGGCTCCGCTGACGAGGGGCCGGTCGGCGACGTGTCCACGAAGATCTCGTCTGTCACACGGAAGCGGATCTCCTCTCCCTGGTCCATGTAGAGGTCGTGGGCCCCCTCGTCCGTCTCGTACTCCCAAAGCCAAACCTGCTCAGCTTCATCGCTGATGCTGCAGCTAAGGAAGACTCGACCAATCAGGGGCTGCAGATACTCGAGTGAAAGTAAGATGTGGAACAAGAGCTGAAGAGGCCAGATCCTGTTCTCGTAAAAGTTTgtataaatatgattataaagTATATCATTTTTAAGGTCTGGACCTGACCATGAAAAGTTCCTCGACTAAATTTCTAATATGATTTGGCAGGATAAAAATGAGTTTAAAATGAATTGCTTTGGCGTCTGCTTCCATATCAGGATGATGACGACTCTAATTTAAAGTTAACATGACTGAGGAGGTGCAACAGTTCTATATAAACGTAATCAATTGAAGGTTATGAGAAAAACTGCActtctgatgacatcacaacaCTTGAGGGCAGGATACAACTTGGCCGGCTGCTGAAGAGACTCTGGTGGAATGAGGATGTCGTCGAAGAAGCCCATCgtcactgagacacagagaaacaagaggaaaccaGATCGAGTTTCTCATCGTTAGGAGATTggatttgaaaacacatttatggagatttgttttaaaaaacaagaaagttACCGTGAACTCCCTCCTGACTGCAGTACTTGATCTTGCCCACCAGGATCTCATCGAGGAAAGGGTGAAAAACCACATACCTAAACTGAACTGgaagaaagatggagggaggaggggaaggaaatCAGGGGTTAGATCTAAATCATATCCTCATAATCCTAACACTCACTGTAAGATATATACAGATTTGATCTTATTGAACAATGTGCAGGAGAATGAGATCTCAGCCCTGCCATGTTACCTTTGGTGTGTGAGGCTCCGTCTCCAGGGAAGATGTAGGAATCATCCAGCTTGATGACGTCGAACAAGCAGATGCAGAGACCGACGCTGTAGACGACCTGAGGATGTGACAGAAGTTCACAGCTCAGCAAAGAAGGTGAAAGTACAACGATCACAACTTAGGCTCATTAAACTGAAAAACCCATTTATTGAGGCAGAAATCCCAAATCATTCCCTGGTTTCAGCTTCTCAAACATGTGCAGCTTGTTCCCTTTACATCATTGTGACTCcagatgtgtgatgtgtttacACCTGCAGCTATTTGCACCTTGTTCTCCAGCATATTTAAACCTCAGTTCATGatttaaagacagaaatgaAGACGTGGGGCTGAGGACCAGAGGAAAACTGTCAAGTGTGTTGTTACAGATGAGCTGGTGGAGGATTCAAACGCACCTTGTTGGCCAGTTTCTTGTTGAGCTCCTCGTCGATGGCCTCGTTCAGTTGTCGCTGAAAGTTCCAGGGAGGGATCCTGACGGTGTCGATCATCTCCACCAGCACGAACatgatgcagacacacacacagacacacacacagacacacacagagagacacacactgcacctgTGCTccaacaacctgtgtgtgtctgacaacAACCGGACGAAACTCTCCTGTTTCACCACAACTTTCACTCTGTAACTTTCTCTACAAATCACAACGTGGGACAAAGTGGACAAATGTCAACAATCGCTCACTCAGCAGGAAACAAAGCCGCAGAAACTACACTGCTCTGCAGCAAACTGACATCGCCATGTTGTCTCCATGTGACTGTTTACGGCAGCGGGTTTTACGACAGGTCGAAAAACTTAAAGGCGCAGTGCACGTTTTCTATcatgtttgttattgttgacatttatgtttttttctttcttctccacaaCATGATGTTTGGATTATATGTATAACTTAAAACGTGGTTGtcattgaaaatatttttaaagtttgtatttacaaatgtattctTATTATTTGACATCAATAGTCCCTCCCAGTTCTTGTATATTACTGCTTCAATAATTGTTATTGTCTATtatctgtttacatttttatctttgaacaatttttttccccatgtGGCGTTATTTGAAGTATAATCATACTCaaattctataaatatatacaataatctTAGGTGACATACTGCACAGGCAAAGCTGTTAAATATACCAAGATgcttaataaaaaataactgataTTTAATAGACAGGTTCATACAGGCATGTTAATATTTCTTTATTGAGTTACAGTTTTGAAAGTGTAAGTGAACATGGCTGAATAAACCGATGGATGAACTGTTACTGACTGATTGTAAACTGACCTGAGATCAGCTCATTAAGAGAAACACATAttcttcaaatcaaataaagaaaaagacaaagacgtTTACTTCAGaattttaatctttattaattttccatttatattatattttcaatCTTGCAAGCTACAAAACTGCATTGTGAACCATCTACAAAAATCAGGTTTAATGTTGAAACAGgagtgtgaggggggggggggtcacagctGAACATGAAAGAGTTGATTTGAAAACAACCTGATTTGATTCATCCATTTACAGTAGAGCTGTTTAAACTGAACCATAAAACCAGTATTCAGTCTTTTGTTAGGAAACAACACCTGATACACAATCAACTGGTTGTGGAGATGGTGATATTTTTGAAATGAGACATGAAAATTGgtgatttttcaaaaataactcaTGGGTTTACTTTTAGTTCTTAACAGTGTCATTAGGCATCTTTGGTAAATACGATAATACACTGATTAGGAGTGTGTATGAGCTTAGTTAGGCCATGAAATAGGTTTTGTGATGATTCTCAAAGTGTTGAGCAGTGGAGTTAATTTACAGCGAACTTTTCAAGGAGTCATTTATGTCCAGAAATTCCTTAAAGTTCAAAACCTTTTCACCTTCAGAAGAATGTCAAAGCCCAGCAGCGATCAACAGCTACAATCCAACGTTTGTGCTTTTCATTCAACAAACAATTCACAAGTCAGCTGATCTGAGAGAACATCAGGTTAATGTTGATTCTGGTTAAAGAACACCACTCACATGTTTACATAAATGACACTACAAGAGGTCACCAACAGAGGCAGCAGACAGCATGTTACTTGTTCTCTATGCTAATAAGGGCTCATTATCTATGTACACATCTCTATACAAAGTGCAGCTATAGATCACAAACATAGTGATTCTGTAGTACATAGGGATTCACCTCAGGAGCTGTATCAATGTCAACGACAAGAAGTGACAGATTCAGACTCTGACGAGTAGAGATATTCTGAAACCAGAGTAGAAAAAAGCCAAATACCAGGTTTATTAGTTTCACCCAAATAAAACTGCTTTTTTCTTATTCCAGAAATCACTTTGTCTTCATCGCTCCAACAAAGCAGCCGTGCTGTACTGCCACTGCAAAgtactgtttactgtttacttATCATGACATTGAATTATTTCTGTTTTGGGTCCCGCAAGTAAAACAGCGAAGTCAtcgagatggggggggggggggaccagtgTTGCCAATTACAACACTAGCAATAGGTCAACCATGATAGGAATCGTCACTCCCACACAGGGTTAGTAGTatacagctgttaaaatacGTTACAGGagttgatgttttttaaaagcactgGTATCGGATCAGTACTCGGTCCAGTATCACAAAGGGAGGAATGGAATCAGAATATCTGTTCTGATGACGACGACTAAACCCACAGGAGAAGCAGTAACCCATAATTCATCATAGCAGTAATGACCTCAAATATCCCTAAAaccacaaaaatatataatctcATTGTTTTCAGTAGTGCACATTAAGTATGCATCATGGCAAGACTCTGGTTTAAATATGAGAATGATCATAAGTCTAAATATTTCTACTGTCTGAACACGTGTGTATGAATAAGGAGCTTTACCAGCTGTAAGTCATTCTCATGGAGTCACACACAGCAGAGGTACGCTGAAGAGGAAAACGACGCAGAGCAAAGCACATCTAAAAACATCACGATCTCTACAGAGTGCTAGTGGACAGGCAACTGAACACTAGATTGTGCGTTAGTTTGTGTAAGAGGACCAAAGGCCGTCCCATGCTGCGGAGGACCAAACCCCAACCTGAAACCACATTCAGCTCACAGACAGACTGGCTCCtcccaccacagacacacaagccaTTTTACACTGAGTGCTGATGTGAGGACAAACTGAAAAACTGGAACACAGAGAGGATTTTGTGACACAGTCGCTGCTTTTCTTGCTCCTGGCACAGATGTTTCCTCGTGTCCATACACCAGCATTAACATAAAATCTTCCCTGTGCAGCTTTACTGGATCACAAACTTAATTACAGTCAATGTTACAATGTTAAACCAAATATCAGGTTGTGGTTTAGATTGCATGAGCCGGCCTGGTGAATCcaaaaagagaggaagcaggcgctaagagggacagacagatgCCAACAGACCAGTGTTAACCAAGCATGCgcatgtgcacgcacacacacacgacaaatAACAGATGGAAAGGAAGAAATGGCAGGATAAGTGcgaacacaacagcagcatgtGCTCTGATGTGTTGTCCGAGTCTGAGAGAGGCGACACA encodes:
- the LOC133023551 gene encoding cold shock domain-containing protein C2-like, translated to MADPGVTSPSGTPLRSPSASLTLSFPFLRERSRVWEQGKEPPLPRDLPSPLPTKRNRTYSATVRATSGPAFKGVCKNFCRSQGHGFIRPSHGGEDIFVHISDIDGEYVPVEGDEVTYKVSRVPPKNLKVQAVDVKITHLNPGTKHETWSGQIISS
- the polr3h gene encoding DNA-directed RNA polymerase III subunit RPC8 gives rise to the protein MFVLVEMIDTVRIPPWNFQRQLNEAIDEELNKKLANKVVYSVGLCICLFDVIKLDDSYIFPGDGASHTKVQFRYVVFHPFLDEILVGKIKYCSQEGVHVTMGFFDDILIPPESLQQPAKFDEAEQVWLWEYETDEGAHDLYMDQGEEIRFRVTDEIFVDTSPTGPSSAEPECPPPPGEAAAAPAEDVKKEAPYTLIGTICEPGLGLLSWWNN